The DNA region CAGTGAGTACAGCAAACACGCGAAGATGAAGTTGAAGAACCGGTAGCGTTGGTCTTTGCTGGTGGTTTCGGCCATGAACGTCTTGGTTTTCTTATAGCCGTTTTCGATACCCCAGCGGTTCGCGTATTGTCGCGTGAACCGCGCTATCTTGTGCATTACCGCGGTTTCGGTCTTTTCTACGTCTCCATCTGAGACCGTCAGGTCTGGGTGATTCGTCTCGAAGACGACGTGTTGTATGCCGTCGTCCTCGACGGCATACGACTCCTTGTCCGACGACTCTTCTTTCGTTTCCAGGAATTTCGACCCTATAGCCCAGTCAATCGTCTCCTCATCGGCTCTATCACCAAGTATGTCGAGGAATTCCTCGCCGAGTTCCTCACGAACACCCTGCTCTTCGGTAGGACTCTCGGCAGCCGAATCGTCTTCGGCTGCCGAGTCCAGATCCACATTCTCACCCCTATCAGGTAGCAGTTCGTCGCTGTTGACGTTGGCTCTCGGAACCCAGAGCCGCCTCCGCGGCGGCCGCCAGCCGGACGCCGCGGTGGTCTTGAGATGTACCGAGATATCATCCTCAGCGAGCTGCTGTGCGGTGAGTTTCTCGTCTCGGAACATCGCCGACGGGTTGAGGTAGTGAACACCGTATATCTCGCAAACACCTTTGACAGCATCGTTGTCGAACTCTCGATCCATCAGGACGAGATCGATATCAACCATGTCTGTCGCGTGCTCGAGCAGATCTTTGACGATCTTGTCACGTTTCATCCCTTTCGTTACCGGAATGGCATCCAACACGAACGGCATATCTTGCCCGACGACTTGGACGGTCGCGTACTGGTACGCGACCTCCAAATTCTTCTCCTTCGTGCCGATAATTTGCTTCTTGAGCTCCTCTGTCTCGCGTTTTCCGTAGAAGGGATCGCCCTCAGTGATGTCGATTGCAGTGGTCTGCTTGCCGGTGAGCTTTCCTTTCTGTCGAGCACGGGCGATGACTTCGGTCATCGCCCTGCGGTGGTTTCGACGCTGTTGTTTGGTGGAGAGGTCGCGGATGCAGTTGCGGTGGTACGAACCGGTAGGCGTCCGTTCACGTGTGGTGTCCTCGACGAAGTCACACGCACCAGTCTCGGCGTAGAGATCGGCACGACAGCCGAGATAGGGGTGTAACTCGAGGAAGGCGTTGTCGTGGATCTCGGGGTCGTCGGGCCGGTCGAAGTCTACGACCGGCCCGACCAGTGGTTTCGCCGTTTGCCAGACTTTCTTAGCTGTGCGACGAGCGAGCCGCCGCTCCGATCGGGCGCTTCGGTCGGTATCGTCGTCATCACCGGTTTCTTCCGGGTTGAAGGCGTGGCCGGAGACGGCCACGCCGTGAACACGGGCAACGCGAACCACCTTTTCGACAGTCTTGCGGAGGTCTTCACGATATTCCTGAGTGAAGCGGTCGTGCCANAGCGTCGACTGATCGGGACAGGACTCGACGCCGAGCGCGTCGCGTAGCGACGTCTCGGCATCGAGGTACTGACAGAGCGCCGTTTCGTGCTCCCAGCCGTGATAGAGACGGATGAGGTGGAGTCGTGTGATCAGCCCGAAATCGGCCGTATTCGCGTGCCAAGAGGCGTACGGATCATCGATCGGCGTGCCGCCGATCGTGATCGGAAACCATGCGAGAAACACTTCGATATCGGTGTGGGCAGGGTGATCAAACCAGTACGATGCGAGGTGAAAACCGCGCCAGGAAACGGGTTCCTGCTCGAGATCGTTCTCGGCGAGTCCCCAGCATCTGCGGGCGTAGTCGTTTGATTGATCGCGCAACGGTTCGAACGCTTCGCCGCGTGTGGTGGCTGTGTGGGCCATCGGGTTCGCCGATGGCCCACTGGCCACTCAGACCGATGCATTGAGACTGACGTTCAGCACCAGTGCAATCAGCACGGTCCCGCTCGAAATCCAACGCATTGGGACTGTCATCTTGGACTACTCCGCGNCATTGAGACTGACGTTCAGCACCAGTGCAATCAGCACGGTCCCGCTCGAAATCCAACGCATTGGGACTGTCATCTTGGACTACTCCGCGGCCATATAGCCACAACTTCGGGATGTGGATTTCTACAAACTACCAGACAACTGATAATCTGAGAGAGCAGCGACTGTTGTCGCTGCGATCGACACGATCTGCCAACGGTTCTGGATTAGTCACCTCAGCAATCGATATGATGCGTTGATACCTCTCCCTGCCCCGGATTCGGAACTGCAATGGCAACAGAAATGACGTCGACGCTGGACGACGACGCCCCCGCGCTGGCGGGGGCGATCGTCCACCATGCTGGGCTGGTCTGTGAGACTGTCGATCATCTCTGGCGAGTCCTCAGCGACGTCTCGATCCCGATCGATGGCCTAACCGACAACCGCCAACAGCACAAAGTCACCAACGGTACCGAGCCGATGGCACGGGTCTACATCTACCAGACGATCTACGACCTCGCGCAAAGCGAGGTCGCAGATCACCTCAAGAACCGGCCAGCACTGCTGAAAGGACTGGGCATGGACAAACCGCCGACCCAGCAGAATCTCTCGTACGCGTGGAAACAGTTCAGTCAGCAGACCAGGACCACACTCGATGCCGCCGCAACGGGGATCGCTCTGGAAGCCAACGACCACGACATCATCCCGGACGCCCTCGTACCGACACAGCCCAGCGACGACGATATCGAGGACGAAAACGACGAGCCAACGGCGACGCGTGAATACGTTCGCAAGCAGGGAAGCAAAGTCGTCGAACTCGCCCGACGCCACGGCTTCGGCGAGTTCGACTCTGACAGAGCTGAGAACAGAATCTACGAGGACGAACAGATCCTTGATCTGTTCTCCGACGCCTGTCTCACCCAAGGCAGTGCGCACTCTGAGGGAGAGGCCGGCTGGTTCCTCGATGAGAACGACGTCTGCGACGATTCAACGTTCCTGCGGGTGATCAAGCAGTTCGCAACGCCAGCCGGTGAGGAGCTCCCCAACCCGCTACAGGAGTACAGGATCGAGGATGTAGTGGCGTTCACTGAACGGTTCCATGAAGCTGTCATGGACGCGTTCGACGGTGCGACGGAGAACATTCTCCGCACGATCCGCCACGAGGATCCATTCGATGACCGCCACGTCGTGGCGGCCATCGATTTCACCCACGTCCCCTACCACGTCTGGCCGTGGGTGGACAAGGACGAAGAGATCCCGAAGCCGGACTATCCGCCGATGGTGAGCGGATATTACGATGATGGCGAGGTGAAGTACGGCTATACGTTCGCGACGATCACGATCGTCGGGAACGATGTCCCGATCATCCTGGGCATTGAACCGGTCAAGGAGCGGTCGGAGTGGGAACCAGCCGACACACCGGCCGATTCGAAAGCCGAGGTGGTCGCTCGACTGCTGGGCGCTGCCCAGCAGTACGTTGCTCTCGACGAGGTACTGCTGGATCGAGGGTTCTACAGCAGCGACGTCTACGCCGAGATTCACGACCGAGACCTAATCTATACGACGCCGGTGCCAAAGTACGATGACGACTACGACGTGATCAAGGAAATCCAGAGCAAGGAGAACGTTGATGCGGCCGTCAAGCACGACGTTCCGCTAGCGATTGACGGCGATGTCCACCACACCGCCGAGCTACTGTATGTTCCCGCGACTAATGAAGACGCCGACGACAACTATGCGGTGTTCGTGACCAACCGTAATCACGTCGAACCCGACGAGATCACTCACGTCACGAATAGTTACAGCCGTCGTTGGGACATTGAAAATCAGTACAAGTCGCTGAAAGCGTTCCTGCCGAGGCACTGTTGATTTAGCGGAAAACTGCCGTACATAAGCTGGATGAATCGGTATTTGCTCGATTTTCTTAGCGACCCATACATTCATTTAGGCAGTAATGAATCGTTCATACGGTCGATCCCGGCTTCGTAATCGATTCTATCAGGTTCCTGATATAAGTTTGTTGAGGAAATTATCCCGCATCTTTCCGGCGATTTTTGCTAATTTAACAGTGCCTATTCGGGATACGTTTCGATCTGTCGGATCGATTAGTTGGACCAGGGGAGGTCCGGGAACAGACTCGAAGCGGTCTCCTTCAACGAGAAGGCGGTGATCGCCCCGGGAGACATCGTTGAGATACTGGCAACTGCGCTCGCGGATTTGACTATCTTTTGCAACGACATGACGTCGTTCATGTACGACGCGATGACGGCGGCTGTAAAGGCGTCCGTCGAACCGATCGGGTGTTTGGGAGTGACGCCGAATCCGTCGTGGTTAGCCACCCCTTCGAGTTGCTCACTCGTCACGTAGCCGAATGCGCGAACGCTATCAATACACAGAAAGACTGCCTCTGGCCCCATCTCACACAGTTTTAGCGCCAGCTCGGAGGGGTCGGAATACTTGTAGCCCGCAGCAGCGAGTTCGGAGGGAGTTCCCATAACGATGTCACTCAATTCGATCGCGGCGGAAATGTCTCGTTCCACCTGCCCCGGCCGAGACCAGAGTTGCGGTCGGGTGTTCGGGAAAAACGAGACGGTACATCCTTGCTTACGTGCACGCCTCATGAGAGACAGAGTCGCCGTTCGACTCGGCTCGGAGCCAAGCGGTACGCTCGTGATGTGGACCCACTTGGTGTCGGCGAGTACCTCGTCCGGGATGAGGTCAGGTTCCATCCTCGTATCCGCCGTTTGGTGTCTATAGAAGGTAAATGAGAGGTCAGACGGAGATTCGGTATCCCTGGACACAACGGAGAGTGACGTTTGCGCAGTCGCGTCCGTCTCGAAATAGGTGAGCGGTATCTCGTGTTCGCTGACCGTGTCTTTGAGGAACTTCCCGAACGGGTCACGTCCGACGCGAGTTCGTAGGAGTGGAACTTCGTCTAGGTTTGCTAATCCGATTGCAACGTTGATAGCGGATCCCCCGGCCCGACGCTGAAATCGGTTTACGTTCTCGGTTGGACCAACTGATTCCGGGAGGAAATCCACAAATGCTTCCCCCATTACCAGAATATCGTACGTCATCTATCCACTACTTTTGTGCGAAAGCTATTATATGCTGTGTTCACGGTCCGCACGGTCGTCGGCACCCCTCCGAGTCCGTGATCAGCGTCAGTTCTTATCATCGTTATTCTTAATGTTTTTGTCGCGGAGGGTGATTTGTCGGGCCTCATAATCCTCGATCCCGCTATTCCAGCCACCGACTGATACGACGTTTCCGGAGTTACTGTCATGGTCTTCTGCGTTGATTACGAGATACGCGCGGATATCCGAATTAGATTGGTAGTAGTCGAGTAGTTCACCCGCGATTGAAATCGGTTGCTTGCGTCGTGTATCGAAGCCCTCGATCTCAACCAGTAGAGTCTCCGACGTGCCTAGTTCTCGGACCGAACTAACGTACTCGATACAGTCTTTGATCCGGAGAAACGTTCTCGGCAACTCTTGAACGTGCTCGGAGAGACGAATCGGCTTCGATTGGGACCAGAGCAAGTCGGTGATGAACCGGTCGAATAGGAAGGAAACCTCCGGACTGGTGATGTGGAACCCTTCGGAGGTATTCGGACCTGCGTGGGCGGGATGGCCTATCCACAGTAAACAGGTCTCCCTGTCGGCGCAGATAGCGACTGGTTCTTCCTTCGGCGTCCCACGAACCTGTGAGGCGAGCGTCGTCACTGACTCCAGATTGATGGTTTGATCTTCGATGAACTCTCGGGGAACGTTCGAGATGATACACTTTGAGTGAACGTCGTCCGGTATCTGTCGGAATATCGTCTCGTACTTACCGAGCAACTGGTACGGGAATGTAAGCGAGATTGTCACCGAGGGGATCTCGACAATACGCTCAAGGTAGTTTTCGATCGTAGCTTCGTTTTTGAACATGGCTATTTCCGTCCCGATGTCTTCTTGCGTCTGGTACATATCCTCCATATGCGTCATCGCGACGTTTATCTCGTCCTGAACAGATTGAAACGCATCAGAAGGCGGGAGCGCGTAGGCGTGTTTTGGGGACTCGTTGATGACTTCCACTAAACCCTCGTCTTGGAGTTTCTCGGTAATGTCGTACACCCGTTGACGTGGAACGCCGCTGGAACCGGCGATATCGGCCATCGACTGTTTTCCCGTCCGCAGGAGGGAAATGTAAACGTCCGCTTCGTAGTCAGAGAGAGAGAAATTGTTGACCAGAATTCGCCGAATAAACTGGTCATCCTCGTCCATACACGAGTCATCCTCCTCGAACCGCATTAAGGTACCGTATTGGCATCATACGCAAGGAGCTGACTATCGTACCACTACGACCAGCCATCCCGAACAATCTATGTTCGTCAGGCGAACGACCAACCGAATAGAATGGTAACGGAAAGTTCGATTGTGGCGATTAATATTACCGTAGGCCGGAAGTTTTGATATGCCAGCGGAATAATCGCTGATATGGCCAAGGAAGAAAACAAGATTCCCGACCTCACGAAACGTCGAGTCCGCGAGCAACTCGCGGACGAGACTGATCCGAAGGCGATCAGACGTTTCACCGCTGCTCGTGAGTATCTTGAAGGACTCTCTCCGGCCGATATTGAGGACAACGCTCATCCCGATACATTGTAACACAGCAGTTTCTCGAACCAGCTGTCTGGTGAGTTGAGTTTCAGGGCGAGAAAGCGGAGGTATTTCTGGAGATGGTGCTTCGAGACACCTCTGAACTTCGCCAGCCACTGGCGAAGGAAGCTGTGGCGGTTCTCGCAGGTGTTCGTGTGGGCATCACCGATGACGTATGTGTCGGAGTGGGTGACGGCCAGATGGCCGTCCACCCCTTCCTTGTCCTCGATGTCGTCGTAGATCGTGTAGCCATCGGTGCAGAGGATGACGTTTCCACCGCCGTACTCGGCGATATCTTCGTTAGCATCTTGTAGGTTCTCACAGACGAGAAACCGAACTCGTCCGTCATCCCGACGGACGAGTGTCAAGACTGGCGGTTTGTCTGACTCGAAGGTTCCGCGTCCTTTTTTGAGAGTCCGCGCTCGCGCGGACTCGAATCCTCGTCTTCGACTCCTTTCTCACCAGCTGTGACGTAGACCTCGTCAGCTTCGCACACACCGTAGAGGTCGAATTCGTCGATATCACCGCTGATGTCCTGGACTTTGTGGACGAAGTTGAGCACGGCTTCGTAGTCGCGATCAAGGTCACGAGCGATCTGAGCGGTCGGCTCAGATCGCATCTCCTTGACGATGTAGAACATCTCTTCGAGTCCGAACCGATGCTGCCAGAAGATCGTCTTCGTGAGGTCGCTGAAGTAGGTCTCGCAGTGCTTGCACCAGTACTGCTGGGCGTCCTTGTCGGTTGTTCCGCGTTTGACCACGGCGTCATCTCCGCAATGGACACACGTCACCGTCTCGCCCGTTTCGGCGAGACGGAGACGCTCGAAGCATCGCTCACGCGGTGGAAGGAATACCTGAACTGACTCTTCGTCCATCGTTGGCCGATGTTTGATCCNAGCATCGCTCACGCGGTGGAAGGAATACCTGAACTGACTCTTCGTCCATCGTTGGCCGATGTTTGATCCGCCAACGGAATTGGCGTTACGATCTATCGAGATGAGCGATTGAGGACAAATACGGATGGGGTCGCCAAACCGTCTACAACTGGTTGAATCGCTTCGTAGAGCGCGGCTTCTAATGCTCGGGATGATTTTTGCAAATGCCCGAAACCTGTTCCTCATTCGAATCTCCTGCACACTGTCTGAGTTCGCGAAGTAACGTATCGAGTGCTGAGTTAACTTTCAAACCTTTTCTCGCTCATTAGACGCCGCGCTCTACGACAAATCTCGCCCCGGTCGTCCTTCCCACCTCAGAGACGAGCAGCTTGAGGAATTCTCCGCTGTGCTCCATGAACCTCCTGAAAAAGCCGAATACGACGATCCAGCGTGGAGTACCGCTCTCGCCCAGCACTACCTCTTGGGAGCATTCGATATCGCTTTCTCCCGCCGCCACACTCGCTGTAGTGTCCGCCAAAGATTTCGTCGGCGCTATCTCCCTGGCGATCAATCAGGTGAGATGAAACTTGATCAGGATGATGTCACCCGGATATGTAAGCGAGTTGTCGAACACGACATGGACACGGGGCTGGTCGCCGAGCAGTTCGAGATTAGTCGGCGGCGGGTCCAGCAACTCGCCAAACCCTACCGCGAGAGCGGAGAGATTCCACAGTTGGAGATACCCGGCCGCAAACCCTACGCGGACCATCCCGACAACCTCAAAGATCGAGTGCTTGACCTCCGCCAGCGCCGAGGCGCTGGCGCGGTCGTCATCGCGCACGTCCTCCGTGTCAGAGACGGTCTCTCGCTTGCCAATAACCGCGTCCACGAAATTCTCCAGGAGCACGACCACGTGAGCGAGAATCCAACCAAGCAGGGCCGTAAACGGCCGTGGGTCCGCTTCAAGCGTGAGTATTCCGGCGTCAGCGTCCACCTGGACTGGTACCACAACGACCGCGGACAGCAGGTGCTGGCGGTCGAAGACGACGCCTCACGGCGCGTCTTCGACATGATCGAGACCGACACCAGTTCGGCAAGCCGTGCCGTCGAACTCCTTGACAGCGTTGGCGAGGAGTTCGACAGTCCGGTCCCGATCTTGGAGGTGATCACCGACCACGGCTCGGAGTTCGTCAATCCACGTCGAGAGGATCGGCCGGATTGTGATCACGAGTTCGAAGGCTATCTCTTCGACAATGACATCGAGCACACGCTCTGCAAAGTCGGGCGGCCACAGTCGAACGGGAAGATCGAACGGTTCTTCCAGACCTACGAGAAGCACCGCTGGCGGTTCGGAACCCTGGATGAGTTCCTCACCTTCTACAACGAGGAGCGCCCGCACATGAGCCTCGACTGGGAGAATCTGGAAACGCCAGCCGAGGCGTTCGAGCGGTTGGTGCCATCGCCAGCGGCGGGCGGTGGCGACCTGCTCGCAACCGAGGTGACCGTCGATGGATGACCGACGAAATCTTTACCGGACAGCACACGCCGCCACACTCGCCGACTCATGCATAAGGCCGGGGTCTCACCGGAGAGACCCCGGCGGGAGCCGACCTCTGCGGATGAAGACGAACACGGGGAGTTCGAACAGACAGTCAAAAAAAGTAGGCCGCCGTGACGAGGACGCCACGGTCGTCACGATCGACCAGACGCGAAAAGCGGTTGGAGCGGATCTCTACGCAGCATGATATCCGGTTGGCGAGAGGCCGACCGTGGGCGTGTCTACCTCTCGCGAGGGCGTGAACCTGCTGGGAGCAGTCACTGAGTACGGCGAGACGTCGGTGCTGGAGTGTGGACCGGTGAGGTGACGATCCGCTTTCTGGAGCATCTCCAAGCGGAGTTCGGCGAGAAACTGGTCGTATTGTTGGATCAGACGACGACTTCACCGCTGGGGCGGTGAAGGACTTCGCCGCCGATGGACCAATTGAGCTGGTGTATTTCCCGACGGGGTCGCCGGATCTGAACCCAACCGAAGAGTACTGGCGACAACTCAAACTCGCCTTAGCAAACCGCTACTTCGGCAGTTGTGCCGAGATCCGCTCAGCTGTCTGGACAGCACTCGAATCGATTAGTCCACCAGGTGTCTATCAATACCTCTGTTCCTGAGTATGTGCCACGGGGTCCGTGACGGCGGACCGGCCAGAATAACAAATGTATTGCTGTTATATTTCCCGAGAGAATTTCGATAATCGTCATCACTATTGTGACAACATTCGGATCAACAGAGTGCGCTGGTAGATCGTCACTGGGGACGTCTCGGAACTGGTCCCAAACGCAGGAGATGGGAGCGGGTTCATGTAGCATGAGGAACCTTGCCCATTCAACCCAAATGTTAATTTTCGGGGACGCTAATCGATCTTGAGAGCTGAGAAATCGCACCAGTTTGGGGGGCGTTGATGCTCGGCAGCGACGCAACATGAGAGGTCAAATGGTTAGGACGCGTTGCGAATGCGTTCACCGACGCGTCACTCGAAGCTCTCAGGGCATCCGCACTGTCTACTTTCGGTAGTTCCCAATCGAGTTGAGAGACGGAGCTAAAGCATCGGTCTAATTGGAGAAGATGTCTGGTTGAGTGAGTGTGTTACAAATACCTCAACCAGACGGGTTCCTTTCGGCGTGGGACGTCAAAGGTGTAGCGGCGGATGTGATCAGAGAATCCCCCTTGCCAGGGATCGAGGGATCGCCCCTCGATCCTGGCGACATCTGGTCCGTCGTTATCCTTGCTAGCGTCAACCAGACCTCCGTTCGGGAAGTCTACGCCGAGAATCGCGAGGCCCCCTGCGACGATACCGTCTTCGACTGGCTCCACACCCTTGACCGAGGTTGGCTCGAGTTCGCCGCTAATCTCCTGTTCATGCAGTTGGCCCTGACGATCCTCCACCCCGAGCGGTCGAGGATCGTCTCGATCGATTTCGTCGATAACCCCTATCACGGCACCTACAGTGATGAGGAAGGCGAACTCTGTCGTATGAGCTCCAAAGACGGTACCACGACCTGCCACCGATATTGCACCGCTTACCTCGTCGCTAACGGGAAACCGGTCACTCTTCCCCTGACCTATGTCCGCAGCGACGAGAAGGAAGCTGACGCAGTCGAGCGCGTTCTCGACCGCGTCGAGGCCTATCC from Halococcus salifodinae DSM 8989 includes:
- a CDS encoding transposase; this encodes MATEMTSTLDDDAPALAGAIVHHAGLVCETVDHLWRVLSDVSIPIDGLTDNRQQHKVTNGTEPMARVYIYQTIYDLAQSEVADHLKNRPALLKGLGMDKPPTQQNLSYAWKQFSQQTRTTLDAAATGIALEANDHDIIPDALVPTQPSDDDIEDENDEPTATREYVRKQGSKVVELARRHGFGEFDSDRAENRIYEDEQILDLFSDACLTQGSAHSEGEAGWFLDENDVCDDSTFLRVIKQFATPAGEELPNPLQEYRIEDVVAFTERFHEAVMDAFDGATENILRTIRHEDPFDDRHVVAAIDFTHVPYHVWPWVDKDEEIPKPDYPPMVSGYYDDGEVKYGYTFATITIVGNDVPIILGIEPVKERSEWEPADTPADSKAEVVARLLGAAQQYVALDEVLLDRGFYSSDVYAEIHDRDLIYTTPVPKYDDDYDVIKEIQSKENVDAAVKHDVPLAIDGDVHHTAELLYVPATNEDADDNYAVFVTNRNHVEPDEITHVTNSYSRRWDIENQYKSLKAFLPRHC
- a CDS encoding carbohydrate kinase family protein, producing MTYDILVMGEAFVDFLPESVGPTENVNRFQRRAGGSAINVAIGLANLDEVPLLRTRVGRDPFGKFLKDTVSEHEIPLTYFETDATAQTSLSVVSRDTESPSDLSFTFYRHQTADTRMEPDLIPDEVLADTKWVHITSVPLGSEPSRTATLSLMRRARKQGCTVSFFPNTRPQLWSRPGQVERDISAAIELSDIVMGTPSELAAAGYKYSDPSELALKLCEMGPEAVFLCIDSVRAFGYVTSEQLEGVANHDGFGVTPKHPIGSTDAFTAAVIASYMNDVMSLQKIVKSASAVASISTMSPGAITAFSLKETASSLFPDLPWSN
- a CDS encoding IS1595 family transposase (programmed frameshift), which codes for MDEESVQVFLPPRERCFERLRLAETGETVTCVHCGDDAVVKRGTTDKDAQQYWCKHCETYFSDLTKTIFWQHRFGLEEMFYIVKEMRSEPTAQIARDLDRDYEAVLNFVHKVQDISGDIDEFDLYGVCEADEVYVTAGEKGVEDEDSSPRERGLFKKGRGTFESDKPPVLTLVRRDDGRVRFLVCENLQDANEDIAEYGGGNVILCTDGYTIYDDIEDKEGVDGHLAVTHSDTYVIGDAHTNTCENRHSFLRQWLAKFRGVSKHHLQKYLRFLALKLNSPDSWFEKLLCYNVSG
- a CDS encoding integrase core domain-containing protein encodes the protein MKLDQDDVTRICKRVVEHDMDTGLVAEQFEISRRRVQQLAKPYRESGEIPQLEIPGRKPYADHPDNLKDRVLDLRQRRGAGAVVIAHVLRVRDGLSLANNRVHEILQEHDHVSENPTKQGRKRPWVRFKREYSGVSVHLDWYHNDRGQQVLAVEDDASRRVFDMIETDTSSASRAVELLDSVGEEFDSPVPILEVITDHGSEFVNPRREDRPDCDHEFEGYLFDNDIEHTLCKVGRPQSNGKIERFFQTYEKHRWRFGTLDEFLTFYNEERPHMSLDWENLETPAEAFERLVPSPAAGGGDLLATEVTVDG
- a CDS encoding transposase; protein product: MVGSDDDFTAGAVKDFAADGPIELVYFPTGSPDLNPTEEYWRQLKLALANRYFGSCAEIRSAVWTALESISPPGVYQYLCS
- a CDS encoding TrmB family transcriptional regulator; its protein translation is MDEDDQFIRRILVNNFSLSDYEADVYISLLRTGKQSMADIAGSSGVPRQRVYDITEKLQDEGLVEVINESPKHAYALPPSDAFQSVQDEINVAMTHMEDMYQTQEDIGTEIAMFKNEATIENYLERIVEIPSVTISLTFPYQLLGKYETIFRQIPDDVHSKCIISNVPREFIEDQTINLESVTTLASQVRGTPKEEPVAICADRETCLLWIGHPAHAGPNTSEGFHITSPEVSFLFDRFITDLLWSQSKPIRLSEHVQELPRTFLRIKDCIEYVSSVRELGTSETLLVEIEGFDTRRKQPISIAGELLDYYQSNSDIRAYLVINAEDHDSNSGNVVSVGGWNSGIEDYEARQITLRDKNIKNNDDKN